A window from Chryseobacterium vaccae encodes these proteins:
- a CDS encoding sensor histidine kinase, whose product MKPYIKSKLYVHLLFWILYYILEVYLDFYWSRYQFPGLEWQVRLQNTLVLELGYLLVKIPLAYSLLYLYEKIELNRFLKPVLYLLMIVLAVLTHRLFTHYIIYPHIYGAIETLDGKQPSGFINGLVAFNSFMDLIFMVGLVFGVEITRQKNLLKEQLSQLKTEKLDQELTMLKAQINPHFLFNTLNNIYGMALKKADGTPEVILQLSKVMRYNIYEAAKKSISIEKEVDNIRDFIQIQQIRHYDLEVSFHENVDRPLQEISPLILIQFVENAFKHGVSESIGQKFIHIDIQLKDGIFHYRIENSKEEKPHGNSTKIGLKNIRRQLELLYPKHILVVEDKKDHYIVHLTIDLNDTSGH is encoded by the coding sequence TTGAAACCCTACATAAAATCAAAATTATATGTCCATCTGCTTTTTTGGATTCTCTATTATATTCTGGAAGTGTATCTGGATTTCTATTGGTCAAGGTATCAGTTTCCTGGTTTAGAGTGGCAGGTAAGACTTCAGAATACACTGGTTCTGGAGCTGGGGTATCTTTTGGTTAAAATTCCGTTGGCTTATTCACTGCTTTATTTATATGAGAAGATAGAACTGAACAGGTTTTTGAAGCCGGTTCTGTATCTTCTTATGATTGTTTTGGCTGTACTTACTCACAGATTGTTTACCCATTATATCATTTATCCTCATATCTACGGAGCCATTGAAACACTAGACGGGAAACAACCGTCAGGATTTATCAATGGATTGGTGGCTTTCAATTCATTTATGGATCTTATTTTTATGGTAGGTCTGGTTTTCGGGGTTGAAATTACCAGACAGAAGAATCTTCTTAAAGAACAGCTATCCCAGTTGAAAACAGAAAAATTGGATCAGGAACTGACGATGTTGAAGGCTCAGATTAATCCTCATTTCTTATTCAATACCCTTAATAATATTTACGGAATGGCCCTTAAAAAGGCGGATGGCACCCCTGAAGTCATTCTGCAGCTCTCCAAAGTGATGAGGTATAATATTTATGAAGCAGCCAAAAAATCCATTTCTATTGAAAAAGAGGTAGATAATATCCGTGACTTTATCCAGATTCAGCAGATCCGGCATTATGACCTTGAAGTCAGTTTTCATGAAAATGTAGACCGCCCGTTACAGGAAATTTCGCCGCTTATTCTGATACAGTTTGTAGAAAATGCTTTTAAACATGGTGTTTCGGAGAGTATCGGACAGAAATTTATTCATATTGATATTCAATTGAAAGACGGGATCTTCCATTACCGTATTGAAAATTCAAAAGAGGAAAAACCTCATGGCAATTCTACTAAAATAGGGTTGAAAAATATCCGCAGACAGCTTGAACTGCTTTATCCAAAGCATATTCTGGTTGTTGAAGATAAAAAAGACCATTACATTGTACACCTAACTATTGATTTGAATGACACATCCGGCCACTAA
- a CDS encoding DoxX family protein — translation MKKYFFLRCGLSAILLMHSVISIFSGDVSNFGLLFLDTIGFSPFGLYLAWMIKLVHLASVALIWVDSFIRPVAVCNILIFIFGIYYVHWQNGWFVVGGGTNGIEFNVLLICSFLQLMFSECPTEKKRHH, via the coding sequence ATGAAAAAGTATTTCTTTCTCCGGTGTGGTCTTTCGGCTATTCTGCTGATGCATAGTGTTATTTCTATTTTTAGCGGTGATGTCAGTAATTTTGGACTTCTTTTTTTAGATACTATCGGTTTCAGTCCTTTTGGACTGTATTTGGCATGGATGATAAAGCTTGTTCATCTTGCTTCTGTAGCTTTAATCTGGGTAGATTCATTCATCAGGCCCGTAGCTGTATGTAATATATTGATCTTTATTTTCGGGATTTATTATGTTCACTGGCAGAATGGCTGGTTTGTAGTAGGAGGCGGAACCAACGGGATTGAATTCAATGTACTTCTTATATGCAGCTTTTTACAGTTAATGTTTTCTGAATGTCCGACTGAAAAGAAAAGACACCATTGA
- a CDS encoding SDR family oxidoreductase, whose product MSTQDVKGKVVLIAGGGKNLGGLLSRDFAAKGAKLAIHYNSESSRAESEKTLAEVQALGAEAFLFQGDLTQVDNIAKFFDETVSQFGGIDIAINTVGMVLKKPFAETTEAEYDTMFNVNSKSAYFFLQEAGKKLNDNGKICTIVTSLLAAYTGLYSTYAGAKAPVEHFTRAASKEFGSRGISVTAVAPGPMDTPFFYGQETDDAVAYHKSASALGGLTDIKDIAPLVEFLVTDGWWITGQTIFANGGYTTR is encoded by the coding sequence ATGTCAACACAAGATGTTAAAGGAAAAGTAGTGTTAATTGCCGGAGGAGGCAAAAATTTAGGTGGACTGTTAAGCAGGGATTTTGCTGCAAAAGGAGCAAAACTGGCTATTCACTATAACAGTGAAAGTTCCAGGGCGGAAAGTGAGAAAACACTGGCTGAAGTTCAGGCTTTGGGGGCTGAGGCATTTTTATTTCAGGGAGATCTTACCCAGGTAGACAATATCGCAAAATTCTTTGATGAAACCGTTTCTCAATTCGGAGGAATAGATATTGCGATCAATACAGTAGGGATGGTGCTTAAAAAACCATTTGCGGAAACTACTGAAGCAGAATATGATACCATGTTCAATGTCAATTCAAAATCAGCCTATTTCTTTTTACAGGAAGCCGGAAAAAAATTGAATGATAATGGAAAGATCTGCACTATTGTGACTTCTTTGCTGGCAGCTTATACAGGATTGTATTCTACCTATGCAGGAGCAAAGGCACCGGTAGAGCATTTCACGAGAGCTGCTTCTAAAGAGTTTGGAAGTAGAGGAATTTCAGTAACAGCAGTTGCTCCTGGTCCAATGGATACTCCATTTTTCTATGGCCAGGAAACAGACGATGCCGTAGCCTATCATAAATCAGCTTCAGCATTGGGTGGGCTTACCGATATTAAGGATATTGCCCCTCTGGTTGAATTTCTGGTAACGGACGGGTGGTGGATCACTGGTCAGACTATTTTTGCCAACGGCGGCTATACAACCAGATAG
- a CDS encoding cold shock domain-containing protein encodes MADSFSKKENFKKKIQKQKEKALRREERKTNNNKGKELEDVYMYVDEFGRLTSTPPEGRQEVNLDEIQLGAAPIVEEDPRKTGIITFHSEKGYGFITEDKTKENIFFHNNSCTELVKKGNKVSFEKEKSPKGFSAVNIQIVK; translated from the coding sequence ATGGCAGACTCTTTTTCTAAAAAAGAAAATTTTAAGAAAAAAATTCAAAAACAAAAAGAAAAGGCGCTAAGACGCGAAGAACGTAAAACGAACAACAACAAAGGTAAAGAACTTGAAGATGTTTACATGTATGTAGATGAATTCGGAAGACTTACCTCTACGCCACCTGAAGGAAGACAGGAGGTGAACCTTGATGAGATTCAGCTTGGTGCTGCTCCTATTGTTGAAGAAGATCCTCGTAAAACAGGAATCATCACATTCCACAGCGAGAAAGGATATGGTTTTATTACTGAAGATAAAACGAAGGAAAACATATTCTTTCACAATAACAGCTGTACAGAACTGGTAAAAAAAGGAAACAAGGTTTCTTTTGAAAAGGAAAAATCTCCAAAAGGTTTTTCAGCCGTTAACATTCAGATTGTTAAATAA
- a CDS encoding efflux transporter outer membrane subunit, giving the protein MKRLNHKPIVYGITMLALTSCAVPNVADIKKARTLPGEAVQTENSEDKFQPINLKAYFTDPQLQELFEKVIEANPDFQIAQQRVDIANSFLRRSKMDLLPSLEIGAAASGDRYGKYTMEGVGNYDTNLSPNIAEDQKINRDFTPNYWLGARSSWEIDAWGKLKNKKLSAQKKYLASAEGLRLLQVELFTDIANLYYQLVALDNRLAIYQKNYKLQQRAFEIVLAQREVGKATELAVQQFKAQNNNWLAEIEHIKVEIVTVEQAITTLTGSYGGGVKRGKTLMPTNMEILNKDINIEAVIHSRPDVAANYYVLEASQADAKAARAAFYPKIDLGASFGLNAFSAGTFFRPASLAGQLLGGLMVPVFNKGQLKHEFNVAGKEQEIAFLNYQKSITTAFNELQSILKQTKIYEKVLQLKSEEVGFLDRGVEVSNDLYLTGYANYFELINSQKSKLTAELDLLQFQHQNTRNNVLLFKALGGKLD; this is encoded by the coding sequence ATGAAAAGATTAAATCATAAACCTATAGTATATGGAATCACAATGTTGGCACTCACCTCATGTGCTGTTCCGAACGTTGCTGATATTAAAAAAGCCAGAACCCTGCCGGGTGAAGCTGTCCAGACTGAAAATAGTGAAGATAAGTTTCAACCGATCAATCTCAAGGCTTATTTTACAGATCCTCAATTGCAGGAACTTTTTGAAAAAGTAATAGAAGCCAACCCTGATTTTCAGATTGCTCAGCAGCGGGTAGATATTGCCAACAGCTTTCTCCGAAGATCAAAAATGGATCTTCTTCCTTCTCTTGAAATAGGAGCGGCAGCTTCAGGGGACCGTTATGGAAAATATACGATGGAAGGGGTTGGAAATTATGATACAAACCTTTCACCCAATATTGCGGAGGATCAGAAGATTAACCGTGATTTCACTCCGAATTACTGGCTGGGGGCAAGAAGCAGCTGGGAAATAGATGCATGGGGAAAGCTTAAAAATAAAAAGCTGTCTGCCCAGAAGAAATATCTGGCTTCTGCTGAAGGTTTAAGACTGCTGCAGGTAGAACTGTTTACCGATATTGCGAATCTCTATTATCAGTTGGTTGCTTTGGATAACCGGCTGGCTATTTATCAGAAGAACTATAAGCTTCAGCAAAGGGCGTTCGAGATTGTTCTTGCCCAAAGAGAAGTAGGAAAAGCAACGGAGCTGGCGGTGCAGCAGTTTAAGGCTCAGAATAACAACTGGCTTGCTGAGATTGAACATATCAAAGTAGAGATCGTTACAGTGGAGCAGGCGATTACAACGCTGACGGGAAGTTATGGGGGCGGCGTAAAAAGGGGAAAAACTTTGATGCCTACCAATATGGAAATCCTGAATAAAGATATCAATATAGAAGCTGTAATTCATTCAAGACCAGATGTAGCTGCGAATTATTATGTGTTGGAAGCTTCCCAGGCTGATGCAAAAGCGGCAAGAGCTGCCTTTTATCCTAAAATAGATCTGGGAGCAAGTTTTGGGTTGAATGCTTTTTCTGCCGGAACATTCTTCAGGCCTGCATCACTCGCGGGACAGCTGTTGGGAGGGCTTATGGTTCCTGTTTTTAATAAAGGCCAGCTAAAGCATGAATTTAATGTAGCCGGTAAAGAGCAGGAGATCGCTTTTTTAAATTATCAGAAAAGCATTACTACGGCATTTAACGAGCTGCAGTCGATTCTGAAACAAACGAAGATCTATGAGAAGGTATTACAATTGAAGTCTGAAGAAGTAGGATTTCTTGACCGTGGAGTAGAGGTTTCCAATGATTTGTATCTGACAGGCTATGCCAATTATTTTGAACTGATTAATTCTCAGAAAAGCAAACTGACTGCTGAACTGGACCTGCTTCAGTTTCAGCATCAGAATACCAGAAATAACGTTCTGCTGTTTAAGGCATTGGGCGGAAAGCTGGACTAA
- a CDS encoding efflux RND transporter permease subunit, with protein sequence MVEMFIRRKVLSLVISIVFVLLGIMALMKMPITQFPDIVPPSVTVTAKYTGANAEVSANAVALPLERAINGVPGMTYMSTVTSNDGLTLIQVFFEVGTDPDVAAVNVQNRVTTILDELPEEVIRAGVTTEKEVNSMLMYLNITSTDPSQDEQFIYNFTDINVLQELKRIDGVGRAEIMGQKEYSMRVWLDPQKMAAYNISADEVIGSLQKQNISAAPGKVGETSGKTSSQLQYVIKYKGKFFEPKQYEEVPIRSDVNGTILKLKDIAKVEFGAMNYGMVSKTDGRPSASIMMKQRPGSNASEVIESVKAKMEELKGTSFPPGMEYNMAYDVSRFLDASISAVLITLIEAFILVGIVVFIFLQDWRSTLIPVLAVPVALIGTFAFMSMLDFSVNLLTLFALVLAIGIVVDNAIVVVEAVHVKMEEGMMPLEATISATKEIAGAVVAITIVMSAVFIPVAFLDGPVGVFYRQFSLTLAISIVISGVNALTLTPALCAIILKPHSHDKKKTVVDRFFQSFNKGFEKLTDRYVGILSKFATRTVVTFGLLFLFMLLTGITSRFLPTGFIPMEDQGMVYVSVTTPQGATVERTEKVLDEVTVIAKKIEGVENVTTLAGYSIVTEIAGSSYGMAMINLKDWKERNISVNDLITELSDKTKGIADAQIEIFAPPTVPGFGNTSGFELRLLDRTGGTIENTDKITKDFVKKLNEAPELQNNFTSFDATFPQYMINMDYDMAAKKGISVDNAMSTLQTMLGSYYATNFIRFSQMYKVMVQASPEHRDTPESILNLYLKNDKGEMVPFSTFITIEKVYGPEVLTRYNMYMSAMINGEPADGYSSGDAIAAVERVAKETLPRGFDIEWSGMTREEILSGNQTVYIFLICLLFVYLLLAAQYESFLLPMPVLLSLPTGIFGSYIALVLTGLDNNIYAQVALVMLIGLLAKNAILIVEFAVARNKEGYDIIPAAIEGAKQRLRPILMTSFAFVAGLIPLCIASGAGAVGNRSIGTAAAGGMLIGTIFGLVIIPGLYIFFAKLENKKKDEKIKS encoded by the coding sequence ATGGTAGAAATGTTTATAAGACGAAAGGTTCTTTCGTTGGTTATTTCCATTGTATTCGTATTGTTGGGAATCATGGCATTGATGAAAATGCCGATCACTCAGTTTCCTGATATTGTACCACCTTCTGTAACGGTAACCGCAAAATATACAGGAGCCAATGCCGAAGTGTCGGCCAATGCGGTGGCGCTTCCTTTAGAACGGGCCATCAACGGGGTTCCCGGAATGACGTATATGTCAACGGTAACTTCCAATGACGGGCTTACCCTGATTCAGGTTTTCTTTGAAGTGGGAACGGATCCCGATGTAGCAGCAGTAAACGTCCAGAACAGGGTAACCACTATCCTCGATGAACTTCCGGAAGAAGTAATCCGGGCCGGGGTAACTACTGAAAAAGAGGTAAACAGTATGCTGATGTACCTTAATATTACCAGCACAGATCCCAGTCAGGATGAGCAGTTCATCTACAACTTTACAGATATCAACGTACTTCAGGAGCTGAAACGTATTGACGGAGTAGGAAGGGCAGAAATTATGGGTCAGAAAGAATACTCTATGAGGGTATGGCTGGATCCGCAGAAGATGGCTGCTTACAATATTTCGGCAGACGAAGTAATTGGTTCTTTGCAGAAACAGAATATTTCGGCAGCACCGGGAAAAGTAGGAGAGACCTCCGGAAAGACTTCCAGCCAGCTGCAATACGTTATTAAATACAAAGGAAAATTCTTTGAACCTAAGCAATACGAAGAGGTTCCGATCAGATCAGATGTCAACGGAACCATTCTCAAGCTTAAAGATATTGCAAAAGTAGAGTTTGGAGCGATGAATTACGGAATGGTTTCAAAAACAGACGGAAGACCCTCTGCCTCCATTATGATGAAGCAGCGTCCCGGTTCCAATGCATCCGAAGTGATTGAAAGCGTAAAGGCCAAAATGGAAGAACTGAAAGGAACTTCTTTTCCTCCCGGAATGGAATATAACATGGCTTATGATGTTTCCCGATTTCTTGATGCCTCTATCAGTGCGGTACTGATTACGCTTATCGAAGCGTTTATTCTGGTGGGAATTGTGGTATTTATCTTCCTGCAGGACTGGCGTTCCACTTTGATTCCGGTTCTTGCCGTACCTGTGGCACTGATAGGGACTTTTGCTTTTATGAGTATGCTGGATTTCTCAGTAAATTTATTGACCTTATTTGCTCTCGTTCTTGCCATCGGGATTGTGGTGGATAACGCGATTGTCGTTGTTGAAGCCGTTCACGTGAAGATGGAGGAAGGGATGATGCCGTTGGAAGCTACAATCAGTGCAACCAAAGAAATTGCAGGAGCAGTAGTGGCGATTACCATTGTGATGTCAGCAGTATTTATTCCGGTAGCATTTCTGGATGGTCCGGTAGGAGTATTTTACCGTCAGTTCTCACTGACACTGGCCATAAGTATTGTAATATCGGGGGTAAATGCATTAACCCTTACTCCTGCACTTTGTGCCATTATTTTGAAACCTCACAGCCACGATAAAAAGAAAACGGTTGTTGACAGGTTTTTCCAGAGTTTCAATAAAGGTTTTGAAAAACTAACGGACCGTTATGTAGGTATCCTTTCAAAATTTGCCACCCGTACAGTAGTTACCTTTGGATTACTCTTTTTATTTATGCTTCTGACAGGAATTACCAGCAGGTTTCTTCCCACCGGATTTATCCCGATGGAAGATCAGGGAATGGTGTATGTAAGCGTTACCACACCACAGGGAGCTACGGTTGAAAGAACAGAAAAGGTTCTGGACGAAGTAACAGTTATCGCCAAAAAAATTGAAGGCGTAGAAAACGTAACCACCCTTGCCGGATACAGTATTGTAACTGAAATTGCGGGATCTTCTTACGGAATGGCCATGATTAACCTTAAAGACTGGAAAGAAAGGAATATTTCAGTCAATGATCTCATCACAGAACTTTCTGACAAGACAAAAGGTATTGCTGATGCCCAGATTGAGATTTTTGCACCGCCTACCGTTCCGGGATTCGGAAATACGAGTGGTTTTGAACTTCGTTTGCTGGACAGAACCGGAGGAACTATTGAAAATACGGATAAAATCACCAAAGATTTTGTAAAAAAACTGAATGAAGCTCCTGAGCTGCAGAATAATTTCACCAGCTTTGATGCTACGTTTCCGCAATACATGATCAATATGGATTATGATATGGCGGCTAAAAAAGGAATCTCGGTAGATAATGCGATGTCTACTTTGCAGACGATGCTGGGGTCCTATTATGCCACCAACTTTATCCGTTTCAGTCAGATGTATAAAGTAATGGTACAGGCAAGTCCGGAACACAGAGATACTCCGGAAAGCATCCTGAATTTATACCTGAAAAATGACAAAGGTGAAATGGTCCCTTTTTCAACCTTCATTACCATTGAAAAAGTATATGGACCTGAAGTTCTGACGAGGTATAATATGTATATGTCAGCGATGATCAACGGAGAACCTGCTGATGGGTACAGCTCCGGTGATGCCATTGCAGCTGTAGAAAGAGTAGCCAAGGAAACGCTTCCGAGGGGTTTTGATATTGAATGGTCCGGAATGACGAGAGAAGAAATCCTCTCCGGAAATCAGACGGTTTACATTTTCCTGATCTGTCTTTTATTCGTATACCTTCTGCTGGCAGCACAATATGAAAGTTTCCTGCTTCCAATGCCGGTGCTTTTAAGCCTTCCGACTGGTATTTTCGGATCTTATATCGCGCTGGTCCTGACAGGGCTGGATAATAATATCTATGCACAGGTTGCCCTTGTCATGCTGATCGGACTTTTGGCAAAAAATGCCATTCTGATCGTAGAATTTGCCGTAGCCAGAAATAAAGAAGGGTATGATATTATTCCGGCAGCTATTGAAGGAGCGAAACAGCGTTTACGTCCGATCCTTATGACTTCCTTTGCTTTTGTAGCAGGGCTTATTCCGTTGTGTATTGCTTCGGGAGCCGGAGCGGTAGGAAACCGTTCCATCGGTACCGCTGCAGCAGGAGGAATGCTTATCGGAACCATCTTCGGACTGGTGATCATTCCGGGGTTATATATATTCTTTGCGAAACTTGAAAATAAGAAGAAAGATGAAAAGATTAAATCATAA
- a CDS encoding efflux RND transporter periplasmic adaptor subunit: MYSKNVIICILAILFAVSCSKDNKKNKNKEKEVPVLEIKEKDTLVNNQFVTDIQAKKNVDIRSRIGGIIQHIYVNEGQFVHQGQPLFKINDAELQMELLKADAALKQADADVRIVEVELKQIQSLHAKKFVANNELEMVKAKLSSAKAKYAYADAERRTVLQKISFTKITAPFDGVIDVIPHKDGSLVENGILLTTLSQLNEVYAYFSIPENLYFELLANDKIGNHQKIELTLPNGVNYQFNGALKTAEGEIDRTTGSIRYKVLFPNPDRLIKHGTSGRLIISEQQDNAILIPQKSTFSIQDKTYVFVVDKQNKVKMTSIKIGTTLRDSYMVESGLKKGDVIIYEGTQSLKDGDIIKIKKKY, translated from the coding sequence ATGTATTCTAAAAACGTAATAATTTGCATTCTTGCAATATTATTCGCTGTGTCATGCAGTAAAGACAACAAAAAAAACAAAAATAAAGAGAAGGAAGTTCCCGTGCTGGAAATCAAAGAAAAAGATACTCTTGTGAATAACCAGTTCGTAACCGATATTCAGGCCAAGAAAAATGTGGATATCCGTTCCAGGATAGGAGGAATTATCCAGCATATCTATGTTAATGAAGGCCAGTTTGTGCATCAGGGGCAGCCATTATTCAAAATCAATGATGCCGAACTGCAGATGGAATTGCTGAAAGCAGATGCTGCTCTGAAGCAGGCAGATGCTGATGTACGCATTGTAGAGGTAGAACTGAAGCAGATTCAAAGCCTTCATGCTAAGAAATTTGTAGCCAATAATGAGCTGGAAATGGTAAAGGCTAAACTTTCATCAGCCAAAGCAAAATACGCCTATGCTGATGCTGAACGAAGAACCGTTTTACAAAAGATAAGCTTTACAAAAATTACAGCTCCTTTTGACGGCGTGATTGATGTAATTCCACACAAAGACGGAAGTCTTGTAGAAAACGGAATCCTGCTTACCACGCTTTCACAGCTTAACGAAGTTTATGCTTACTTTTCTATTCCGGAGAATTTATACTTTGAACTTTTGGCCAATGATAAGATCGGAAACCATCAGAAAATTGAGCTTACCCTTCCGAACGGAGTCAATTATCAGTTCAACGGAGCCTTAAAAACAGCTGAAGGAGAAATCGACAGAACTACAGGTTCCATCCGGTATAAAGTACTCTTCCCAAACCCGGACCGTCTCATCAAGCACGGTACTTCAGGGAGGCTTATTATTTCCGAACAGCAGGATAATGCCATCCTGATCCCACAGAAATCAACATTTTCTATTCAGGATAAAACCTATGTATTTGTCGTGGATAAGCAGAATAAAGTAAAAATGACCAGCATTAAGATCGGAACCACTTTAAGAGATTCTTATATGGTGGAAAGCGGTCTTAAAAAAGGAGACGTGATCATTTATGAAGGAACACAGTCTTTAAAAGACGGCGATATCATTAAAATCAAAAAGAAATATTAA
- a CDS encoding SRPBCC family protein — MKHRFYREQQLNCSLETAWKFFSSANNLSEITPEDMNFTVITTMENDEIYEGMLIDYYVSPLLGIKMKWQTEIIQVDPQKSFTDFQKKGPYKLWHHHHEFIPNEKGVLMKDTIDYELPMGFLGNIAHRLMVRNKLKQIFDYRYQVLEKMFGEK; from the coding sequence ATGAAGCACCGCTTTTACAGAGAACAGCAGCTTAACTGCAGCCTGGAAACCGCCTGGAAATTTTTCTCTTCAGCCAATAACCTGTCAGAGATCACCCCGGAAGATATGAACTTTACGGTAATCACCACAATGGAAAATGATGAGATTTACGAAGGAATGCTCATTGACTATTACGTTTCCCCTTTATTGGGTATTAAAATGAAATGGCAGACCGAGATCATTCAGGTAGATCCTCAAAAAAGTTTTACCGATTTTCAGAAAAAAGGACCTTATAAACTATGGCATCATCATCATGAATTTATCCCGAATGAAAAAGGAGTATTGATGAAAGATACTATAGATTATGAATTGCCAATGGGATTTCTTGGAAATATAGCCCACCGTCTTATGGTAAGAAATAAACTGAAACAGATCTTTGATTACCGCTATCAGGTATTGGAGAAAATGTTTGGAGAAAAATAA
- a CDS encoding murein L,D-transpeptidase catalytic domain-containing protein: protein MKLLLVIFSVFLLFSCGNEPKFIPVKNVTDKSTVQTEKKPEADLSEIAAKAEEALRFCTATKMNTDFCILIDMSLHSGIKRFFVWDFKNKTISKQYLVGHGCGTNSWSADGSKANPQFSNEDGSHLSALGKYKLGERGYSNWGINVKYLMHGLEKTNNNALRRFIVFHSWDLMSDEDVFPKGSPEGWGCPTISNNAMKEIDPMLQKAGKPVLMWIYQ from the coding sequence ATGAAGCTTCTGCTTGTAATTTTCAGTGTTTTTCTCCTGTTTTCCTGCGGTAATGAGCCTAAATTTATACCGGTAAAAAATGTTACAGATAAATCAACTGTTCAGACTGAAAAAAAGCCGGAAGCTGATCTGTCTGAAATAGCAGCCAAAGCAGAAGAAGCCCTGAGATTCTGCACCGCGACGAAGATGAATACAGATTTCTGTATCCTGATCGATATGAGCCTGCATTCCGGGATCAAAAGATTTTTTGTCTGGGATTTTAAAAATAAAACTATTTCAAAACAATATCTGGTTGGGCATGGATGTGGTACGAATTCCTGGAGTGCTGATGGGTCTAAAGCCAATCCACAGTTCAGTAATGAAGATGGAAGCCATCTTTCCGCATTGGGAAAATATAAGCTTGGAGAAAGAGGGTACAGCAATTGGGGAATTAATGTGAAATACCTGATGCACGGCCTTGAAAAAACCAACAACAATGCTCTGAGACGCTTCATTGTCTTTCATTCGTGGGATTTGATGAGTGATGAAGACGTATTTCCGAAAGGTTCTCCGGAGGGCTGGGGATGTCCCACCATTTCCAATAATGCCATGAAAGAAATTGACCCTATGCTGCAGAAAGCCGGAAAACCCGTTTTAATGTGGATTTATCAGTAA
- a CDS encoding TIGR02117 family protein: MKMILMYVLKTIGVILGIIIVYVALGLALPLISVSAKNDGQEKVIPIYIYTNGVHTDIVMPVKNDLQDWSQKIPFNNIKSKKTDYSYIGIGWGDKGFYLDTPTWADLKFSTAVKAAFWMSESAMHCTYYRTMKEGDDCKMIMISRNQYKDLVKFVEDKFDRDQNGNFILIPTNAVYDDNDAFYDAKGTYSFLYTCNTWSNDALKAAGQKAALWTPTDFGIFRHYK; the protein is encoded by the coding sequence GTGAAAATGATATTAATGTATGTCCTGAAAACCATAGGCGTAATTTTGGGAATTATAATTGTATATGTTGCATTAGGCCTTGCGCTTCCGCTTATATCCGTTTCTGCCAAAAATGACGGACAGGAAAAGGTTATTCCCATCTATATTTATACCAACGGCGTGCACACCGATATTGTGATGCCTGTGAAAAATGATCTGCAGGACTGGAGCCAGAAAATTCCTTTCAATAATATTAAATCGAAAAAAACAGATTACAGCTATATTGGAATAGGCTGGGGGGATAAAGGATTTTACCTTGATACACCCACCTGGGCCGACCTTAAGTTCTCAACAGCCGTGAAAGCCGCCTTCTGGATGAGTGAGTCAGCCATGCATTGCACTTATTACAGAACGATGAAAGAAGGGGATGACTGCAAAATGATCATGATCAGCAGAAACCAGTATAAGGATCTGGTGAAATTCGTAGAAGATAAATTTGACAGAGATCAGAACGGAAACTTCATCCTGATTCCTACCAATGCGGTTTATGATGATAACGACGCATTCTACGATGCTAAAGGAACGTACAGCTTCCTGTATACCTGCAATACCTGGTCAAACGATGCTCTGAAAGCAGCCGGACAGAAAGCCGCCCTGTGGACCCCAACCGATTTTGGAATTTTCCGCCATTATAAATAA